In the genome of Campylobacter avium LMG 24591, the window GCTGTGGTGCATTTTGCTGCTAGTATAGAGGTCTTTGAAAGTATGCAAAATCCGCTAAAATACTATATGAATAACACCGTAAATACCGCAAATTTAGTGCAAACTTGCTTAGAAAATGGCACAAATAATTTCATATTTTCATCCACAGCTGCAACTTATGGAGAGCCTAAAAACCCTGTAGTTAGCGAGACGAGTGAGTTAAAACCTATAAATCCTTATGGAAGATCTAAGCTTATGAGCGAGGAGCTTTTAAGGGATGCAAGTATGGCAAATCCTAGCTTTAAGCACTGCATTTTAAGATATTTTAATGTAGCAGGTGCTTGTAATACTTACGGCATAGGTCAAAGATATCCAAAAGCGACTTTGCTTACAAAGGTTGCAGCTGAATGTGCAGCTGGCAAAAGGGAAAAGTTATTTATTTTTGGAGATGATTATGATACAAGAGATGGAACTTGTATAAGGGATTACATACATGTTGATGATATTTCAAGTGCGCATTTAGCTGCACTTAAGTATTTAAAAGATAATGATAGCGATGTTTTTAATGTAGGCTATGGGCACGGC includes:
- the galE gene encoding UDP-glucose 4-epimerase GalE, with product MKILLTGGAGYIGSHTLKQFLETDNEIVVLDNLSKGSQKSIDDLQKLREFNFVKMDLSDFEGVKRLFKEQKFEAVVHFAASIEVFESMQNPLKYYMNNTVNTANLVQTCLENGTNNFIFSSTAATYGEPKNPVVSETSELKPINPYGRSKLMSEELLRDASMANPSFKHCILRYFNVAGACNTYGIGQRYPKATLLTKVAAECAAGKREKLFIFGDDYDTRDGTCIRDYIHVDDISSAHLAALKYLKDNDSDVFNVGYGHGFSVKEVIEAMKKVSGVDFKVELAPRRAGDPSVLISNADKIRAKTSWRAKYDDLELICKSAYEWEKLC